From Alienimonas californiensis, a single genomic window includes:
- a CDS encoding alpha/beta fold hydrolase, with translation MALRLQTSDGVPLFCRRYDPPGPTRGAIVLCPGVRSHSGWYGWSCRRWAEAGWRVWFADRRGSGANGGPRGDVRHPDRLLADMRHVLHAARRTDPRTPTVLCGISWGGKVAATLAAEPGRCDALMLLAPGLRAQVRVGALRGHLARAAAALGRGRTPVRIPLEDPRLFTRDEAFVRFIERDPLALDAVTLRFTTASLELDLRADAAIERLSVPVLTLLAGQDEIVDNPATRRLLGRCGSPDATVRTYPAARHTLEFEPDRAAIFDEATAWLERLSPRAIG, from the coding sequence GTGGCACTGCGCCTCCAGACTTCGGACGGCGTCCCGCTGTTCTGCCGCCGGTACGACCCGCCCGGGCCGACCCGCGGGGCGATCGTGCTCTGCCCCGGCGTCCGCAGCCATTCGGGCTGGTACGGCTGGAGTTGCCGGCGGTGGGCGGAAGCAGGCTGGCGCGTCTGGTTCGCGGACCGTCGCGGTAGCGGGGCGAACGGCGGACCGCGGGGCGACGTGCGGCACCCGGACCGCCTGCTGGCGGACATGCGGCACGTACTCCACGCGGCCCGTCGGACCGACCCCCGCACGCCCACCGTCCTGTGCGGGATCAGTTGGGGCGGCAAAGTCGCGGCGACGCTCGCGGCGGAGCCGGGACGCTGCGACGCCCTGATGCTCCTCGCGCCCGGTCTGCGGGCGCAGGTGCGGGTGGGAGCCCTGCGGGGGCACCTAGCACGGGCGGCGGCGGCGCTCGGCCGCGGACGGACGCCGGTGCGCATTCCGTTGGAGGACCCGCGGCTGTTCACCCGCGACGAGGCCTTCGTGCGGTTTATCGAGCGCGACCCGCTGGCGCTGGACGCCGTCACCCTGCGATTCACGACGGCCTCCCTCGAGCTGGATCTCCGGGCGGACGCGGCGATCGAACGCCTGTCCGTGCCGGTTCTCACCCTGCTCGCCGGGCAGGACGAGATCGTGGACAACCCCGCCACCCGCCGCCTGCTGGGGCGCTGCGGGTCGCCGGACGCGACGGTCCGCACCTACCCCGCGGCCCGGCACACGCTGGAGTTCGAGCCGGACCGGGCGGCGATCTTCGACGAGGCGACCGCCTGGTTGGAGCGACTCTCCCCGCGGGCGATCGGGTAG
- a CDS encoding glycosyltransferase, producing MPRVLSVIATLDGSGAEKQFALLNAGLKARGWDVQAVALTRGGPYRATLEEADVPVTVLNKSLKFDPFCLNRLRRLVARWKPDLIHSWMFTANAYARMASGGRPVIVGERCVDRWKGGWQHAVDRRLLGRTTKIVGNSQAVVDYVAACGAPANRLTVIPNGVEPLDPDPGYRAALLRSLDLPEDAQPVVSVGRLAPQKRPEDLVWAFQLLHQANPHAVHLIVGDGPLRARCERQATYFEHMHRCRFLGHRTDARQILANADALWLASEYEGQSNAVMEAMSAGVVPIVTDIPSNRELVTDAETGFLVGVNDSLGLCQWADRVLSDEVLRERIGGAARQRMRTEFSIEKMIDRYESLYRETLGAPETPSGTAVA from the coding sequence GTGCCACGCGTCCTGTCCGTCATCGCCACCCTCGACGGCAGCGGCGCCGAGAAGCAGTTCGCCCTGCTCAACGCCGGGCTGAAGGCCCGCGGTTGGGACGTGCAGGCCGTCGCCCTCACCCGCGGCGGACCGTACCGGGCGACGCTGGAGGAGGCCGACGTCCCGGTCACGGTGTTGAACAAGTCGCTGAAGTTCGACCCGTTCTGCCTGAACCGCCTGCGACGGCTCGTCGCCCGCTGGAAGCCGGACCTCATTCACAGCTGGATGTTCACCGCGAACGCCTACGCCCGGATGGCGAGCGGCGGGCGGCCGGTGATCGTCGGCGAGCGCTGCGTCGACCGGTGGAAGGGCGGCTGGCAGCACGCCGTCGATCGTCGGCTGCTGGGCCGCACGACCAAGATCGTGGGGAACAGTCAGGCCGTCGTCGATTACGTCGCCGCCTGCGGCGCCCCGGCGAACCGCCTGACCGTCATCCCCAACGGCGTGGAGCCGCTGGATCCGGACCCGGGATACCGGGCGGCGCTGCTCCGTTCGCTCGACCTGCCCGAGGACGCGCAGCCGGTGGTGTCCGTCGGCCGGCTCGCCCCGCAGAAGCGGCCGGAAGATCTGGTCTGGGCGTTCCAGTTGCTCCATCAGGCAAACCCGCACGCGGTGCACCTGATCGTCGGGGACGGCCCATTACGCGCCCGCTGCGAGCGACAGGCGACGTACTTCGAGCACATGCACCGCTGCCGGTTCCTCGGCCACCGAACGGACGCCCGGCAGATCCTCGCCAACGCCGACGCCCTCTGGCTCGCCAGCGAATACGAGGGGCAATCCAACGCGGTGATGGAGGCCATGAGCGCCGGCGTCGTGCCGATCGTGACGGACATCCCCTCGAACCGCGAACTGGTGACGGACGCGGAGACGGGCTTTCTGGTGGGCGTCAACGACTCGCTGGGCCTCTGCCAATGGGCGGACCGCGTGTTGAGCGACGAGGTCCTGCGAGAACGAATTGGCGGTGCCGCCCGGCAGCGGATGCGGACGGAGTTCTCGATCGAAAAGATGATCGACCGCTACGAGTCACTGTACCGCGAAACGCTGGGCGCCCCGGAGACGCCGAGCGGAACGGCGGTCGCCTGA